In the genome of Bacillus thuringiensis, the window CATACCGTTTAAATCACAACCTTTTGCGATACAATGTCCATGACCTCTATGTGTACTTGTAATACTGTCACTATCCGTTAAGTGGGCACATACACCAACTGCTACCGCTTCTTCACCTGCGTATAAATGAACGAAACCTGGCAAAACGCCTTGCGCGAACAATTCATGCACCTTATCTTCAAACTTACGAATTTCTAACATTTTTTCGTACATCCAACGAGCTTGTTCTTTCGTAATTTCATTCCCTTTACTTTCAGTTGTTTTTAACATGTCCAGCCCTCCTATTTTTTTGTTCGTCTTTTATATTGCAAGTATTGTGCCAATTTTGAATCCTTGATTTAATAGGTTTTCTCTATCTTTTAACAATAAAAAAGTGGACAAAATGAGACGTTTGTCTCGTTTTGTCCACTTTTGTTCCCTTAATAAGAGAATTGTTACTTTATTCATTATCAAAGCTCTTCTGTAGTTTTCGGATGTAAATAATTTGACCAATATGATATGCATTATGAGTTGTTACATTCGCTAGCACTTCCCACCACTTTGCAGAAACAGGAAATCCCACTACATCACTTTCAACCTTTTCTTCATTTATGAGATTTTGCCATTGTAACAGTTTTTCTAGTAGTTTTTCCCGTAATTCATCGAAAGTTTGATTATCTGAGAGCATAAAACTTTTGTTATTATCTCCTATAGCGGGTACTGCATTCACATTTGATTCTTTATACCTAGTTTGCCACGTAGAGTTCCAATACAGTAAATGTTGTACGATTTCAGCTATACTATTACTCTCTTCATTCGGTTTCCAGAAAGCTTCCCTCTCAGATAAATCCTTAACTGCATCTGAAAATGGCATATACCAACTAGGATCATTTGCATTCGCTAATAGCTGATCTGCTAATACATCTTTCACATGGACCATTTTTCTCCCTCCTGTTAAAAAGATTCATTTCATGACAAGACTCACTTCTCTAAATACGCTGAGTTTGTAAGATTTCCTCTTTTTAAACGCAATCCCATACATATGCACATAAAGAAACTGAAAGCACCTAATCCATAAGCTGCTGTATAACCACTTTCCCCAATAATCCAGCCCGCAAGTCCTGGTCCAATCATTTGACCAACTGCATAGAAAACAGAAATAAAACTAATTGCCATTGATACATATTTCCGAGATACTTGCTTTGAAGCTGCAACTTGAATTAATAAAAGTATACCTCCGAGGCTAGAACCCCAAATAATTGCCGACACGATAAAACCAACTATATTTCCAAATATAATTGGAACCATATCACCTATAACAGCTAATAAAAGTGCAATACATAAACTCTTCTTTATACCTATCCAATCCGAAATAAATCCCCAGCCAGGTGCTCCTGCTATTGAACAAATACCAGCAATCGCATAAACAGTTCCCGAAATTGATGCTGAAATACCACTATCAATCATAAAACTAGTTTGATATAAATTTGGAATTAAATATACAACACCAACAATAAAATACATCCATGCTATGATATAGAGCTCTTTCGTTTTCCATAAAAACGATTTATTACCCTTTTTTTTCTCATCTTCAGTAACTTCTGGATTTTTCAAAACAACTGAAGCGGCGAATACAACGATACATGTAATAACTCCAAACAAAAACCATGCACCACGCCAACTATACTCAGGAAATGTGTGCACTACATAAGGAACAATTATTCCACTAAATAGCATACCTATACCTGCACCGCTTAATAACAGCCCCATTACAGTTCCTCTTTTGTCTGGAAACCACCCTACCGTTATTGACATGAGTGGTGTATATACAAGAGCACTACCAACTCCAGCACATAGCATACAAAAAGCAACTATCCAAAATGAAGAAACAAACGCTAATCCCATTAAGCTTATAACGACGAACCAACAGCCTATTAATAAAACTGATTTTGCGCCAAAACGGATAGTAAATATTCCAGATGTTCCTACAGTTAATAAATAACCTAAAAAAAGTATGGTTCCTAGCATACCTGATTGAGCCGTAGACAAGTAAAGTCCTTCCTGCATAAATGGCAGTATTATTCCATATTCCATACGGGCGAAACCAGTTGTTGTTATAATAAGAAAGATTCCTATTAATACAAATATCCAAAAATGACTTTCATTCCGCTCTTTCATTTAAATTCCTCCATAAAAAATTATTTCCAATTGGATGTTGATTGTAATTATAATGATTATGACAAAATACAACTACCAAATGGCGGAGGAGTTTACGGTATAACGGATTTTTAATACATACGCAAAATTTCAGAAGGTTTCATTCCATATTTCTTTTTAAATGACTCTGAAAAATGACTAATATTATTGTATCCAACAGCAACTGCCGTTTCGGTCACATTACTAGTTCCCGAACGTAATAAAAGCATTGCTCTTTCCATTCGCTGTTCTCTTAAATATGCAAATGTGGACGTACCAAATAATTCTTTAAAACCAATTTTTAATTTATAATCATTTAATCCTACTATTTTAGCCAATTCTAATAATGATGGGGGTGACTCTATTCTTTGAAGTAAAATTTCTTCAGCTTGTTTTATTTTATTCAAATCCTTTTTGGATAATTGACTCCTTTTATTTGCGTCACGATCATTAAGTAATACTTTCCCAAAGTATATAGAAAGCAATTCGAGCGCTTTGCTTTCTATTTCGAGTTGATTAATACGATCCTTTTGGGGATTCTCTAACATTCTCTTAATAATATTAGATGTTAGGGAATCAATGGGGGTTTGAAACTTTTTAAAACATTGATTTCCTATTATAGTATGAAAATCATGACTTTTTTCAATAGCGTAATTTAGCATGAAATGATTAAACAACTGTACAGGAATTCCAATTGCTAATGAATATAGTGGAGTTTCTTTTTCATATTCAAATAGAACTTCAAAGTCATTCATAAAATATAAATAGCTATTCCCAGCCATTAATTTATTTGTGGAGTGACCAACTTGTACTTCCCCGGATCCTTGTAAACAAAAATTAAGTTCCACCATTGCTGCATCCGATGCAAATTGAATGCGATGGTTTTTATGAAACTGATAATTTGATAGTACTATTTCCATCCCAGAAAACGAGCTCCACCTTCGCACTTCACCCTTACCTATTGTTTTTGGCACATACATATATCTTTCTTCTACAACTTGTAACCCATGAAAATATTTATTAAAAATGTCATGAAAACTGTTAGTCTTCATGAAATCCACACTCCTTTTATATACAAATTACAATCAATTGATAATCATTTTCAATTATAACAAATATTTTTATACAATAAATAGCTTTTACCTTTATATCTCGTTATGATAAAAGAAAAAGAAAGCGAGCCGACAATGAATAAAAAAATTGCAATTATTACTGGGGCTTCAAGTGGATTCGGCCTATTAACAACGCTTGAACTTGCAAAAAAAGACTATTTAGTCATTGCTACAATGCGACACCTAGAAAAACAAGGAACCTTACTATCTCAAGTTACTAAGCTCAACTTACAGCACAATATAAAAGTTCAACAATTAGATGTAACAGATCAAAATTCTATACATAATTTCCAATTGTTTTTAAAAGAAATTAATAGAATAGATCTCCTAATAAATAATGCAGGATATGCAAATGGGGGCTTTGTAGAAGAAATCCCAGTAGACGAATATCGAAAGCAATTTGAAACGAACCTTTTTGGAGCTATATCAATCACTCAGCTTGTTTTACTATATATGAGAAAACAAAGAAGCGGAAAAATCATTAATATAAGCAGCATTAGCGGCCAAGTTGGATTCCCTGGCTTATCTCCTTATGTATCTTC includes:
- a CDS encoding DinB family protein, whose protein sequence is MVHVKDVLADQLLANANDPSWYMPFSDAVKDLSEREAFWKPNEESNSIAEIVQHLLYWNSTWQTRYKESNVNAVPAIGDNNKSFMLSDNQTFDELREKLLEKLLQWQNLINEEKVESDVVGFPVSAKWWEVLANVTTHNAYHIGQIIYIRKLQKSFDNE
- a CDS encoding MFS transporter; translation: MKERNESHFWIFVLIGIFLIITTTGFARMEYGIILPFMQEGLYLSTAQSGMLGTILFLGYLLTVGTSGIFTIRFGAKSVLLIGCWFVVISLMGLAFVSSFWIVAFCMLCAGVGSALVYTPLMSITVGWFPDKRGTVMGLLLSGAGIGMLFSGIIVPYVVHTFPEYSWRGAWFLFGVITCIVVFAASVVLKNPEVTEDEKKKGNKSFLWKTKELYIIAWMYFIVGVVYLIPNLYQTSFMIDSGISASISGTVYAIAGICSIAGAPGWGFISDWIGIKKSLCIALLLAVIGDMVPIIFGNIVGFIVSAIIWGSSLGGILLLIQVAASKQVSRKYVSMAISFISVFYAVGQMIGPGLAGWIIGESGYTAAYGLGAFSFFMCICMGLRLKRGNLTNSAYLEK
- a CDS encoding helix-turn-helix domain-containing protein encodes the protein MKTNSFHDIFNKYFHGLQVVEERYMYVPKTIGKGEVRRWSSFSGMEIVLSNYQFHKNHRIQFASDAAMVELNFCLQGSGEVQVGHSTNKLMAGNSYLYFMNDFEVLFEYEKETPLYSLAIGIPVQLFNHFMLNYAIEKSHDFHTIIGNQCFKKFQTPIDSLTSNIIKRMLENPQKDRINQLEIESKALELLSIYFGKVLLNDRDANKRSQLSKKDLNKIKQAEEILLQRIESPPSLLELAKIVGLNDYKLKIGFKELFGTSTFAYLREQRMERAMLLLRSGTSNVTETAVAVGYNNISHFSESFKKKYGMKPSEILRMY
- a CDS encoding oxidoreductase, encoding MNKKIAIITGASSGFGLLTTLELAKKDYLVIATMRHLEKQGTLLSQVTKLNLQHNIKVQQLDVTDQNSIHNFQLFLKEINRIDLLINNAGYANGGFVEEIPVDEYRKQFETNLFGAISITQLVLLYMRKQRSGKIINISSISGQVGFPGLSPYVSSKYALEGWSESLRLEVKTFGIDVALIEPGSYNTNIWEVGKQLAENQSDTTSPYKEYMDKIQKHINSGSDTFGNPIDVANKIVEIAESKRTNLRYPIGKGVKFMIFAKKILPWRLWEHLVLRSFKKM